In Flavobacteriaceae bacterium, the following proteins share a genomic window:
- a CDS encoding glycosyltransferase family 2 protein: MTLSSPLISIIIPIFNRESIVKKTLDTIVAQTYTNWECIIIDDGSTDHTKQTMETYLQTDSRFKYFDRPNHLVRGANSCRNYGFTLAKGDYINWFDSDDIMQPNFLEEKVKAFQTNTDAVLHRNNYANYQITEYRTSKFDYNNERNLFYNYAMEAIEIQTCGFLWKRSFLEGKLLFDETIQRYQDNEFHIRMLALKPNIKVLDIVLATIRSGDGDKSQISSKTNITKKKLYDIFYYRYQCLKLASNKDLNVDTHFNKVIAKKAIWAFYAGLRFESKLLKRLTDVFKYYKKLRFVYSNNEISSFDIFKSNIYILKIIFFRK; encoded by the coding sequence ATGACTTTATCTTCTCCACTAATCTCTATAATTATTCCGATATTTAATCGTGAAAGCATTGTAAAAAAAACATTAGATACAATCGTTGCACAAACTTATACTAATTGGGAGTGTATTATAATTGATGATGGTAGTACAGATCATACTAAACAAACAATGGAGACGTATTTACAAACAGATTCTAGATTTAAATATTTTGATAGACCAAATCATCTAGTAAGAGGAGCCAATAGTTGTCGAAATTATGGATTTACATTAGCTAAAGGCGATTATATCAATTGGTTTGATAGTGATGATATTATGCAACCTAATTTCTTAGAAGAAAAAGTAAAAGCTTTTCAAACTAATACAGATGCAGTTCTGCATAGAAATAACTATGCAAATTATCAAATTACTGAATATAGAACTAGTAAATTTGATTACAATAATGAGAGAAATTTATTCTACAATTATGCTATGGAAGCTATAGAAATTCAAACCTGTGGGTTTTTATGGAAACGCTCTTTCCTAGAAGGTAAACTTCTTTTTGATGAAACGATTCAACGTTATCAAGATAATGAATTTCATATAAGAATGCTAGCTTTAAAGCCTAACATAAAAGTTTTAGATATAGTTTTAGCAACTATTAGAAGCGGAGATGGAGATAAGAGTCAAATTAGCTCTAAAACTAATATAACTAAGAAAAAATTATATGATATTTTTTATTATAGATATCAGTGTTTAAAATTAGCATCTAATAAAGATTTAAATGTAGATACGCATTTTAATAAAGTCATTGCAAAGAAAGCAATATGGGCTTTTTATGCAGGGTTAAGATTTGAAAGCAAATTATTGAAACGTTTAACAGATGTGTTTAAATATTATAAGAAATTAAGGTTTGTATATTCAAATAATGAAATAAGTAGTTTTGATATATTTAAATCTAATATATACATACTTAAAATTATCTTTTTTAGGAAATAA
- a CDS encoding macrocin O-methyltransferase has translation MLKKLKKKIKNKIFSKFFSEYHVYEPNRYSDIKPKEKKIIEEVKRFTLTNPERIISLIRSIEHIEANNIKGDIVECGVWKGGSMMAALKTLNNLKSFDRNVYLYDTFEGMSEPTEMDKSFKGESASDAYQNKDKFWNQIECLSALDEVKSNIYKIDYPSNNIHFIKGKVEDTIPESGIPTEIAILRLDTDWYESTLHEMEHLFPRLVKGGIIIIDDYGHWQGCKKAIDEYLSKNNIELFLHRIDYTCRMGVKI, from the coding sequence ATGCTTAAAAAATTAAAAAAGAAAATTAAAAATAAAATCTTCTCTAAGTTTTTTTCAGAATATCATGTTTATGAGCCTAATAGGTATTCAGATATTAAACCTAAAGAAAAAAAAATTATTGAAGAAGTCAAACGCTTTACATTAACAAACCCAGAAAGAATAATAAGTTTAATACGCTCTATAGAGCATATAGAGGCAAATAATATTAAAGGAGATATAGTTGAATGTGGTGTATGGAAAGGAGGGAGTATGATGGCTGCATTAAAAACTCTAAATAATTTAAAAAGTTTTGATCGTAATGTATATTTATACGACACTTTTGAAGGGATGAGTGAACCTACTGAAATGGATAAGTCTTTTAAAGGAGAATCAGCTTCTGATGCATATCAGAATAAAGATAAATTTTGGAATCAGATTGAATGCTTGTCTGCTTTGGATGAGGTAAAAAGTAATATCTATAAAATTGATTACCCATCTAATAATATTCATTTTATTAAAGGAAAAGTAGAGGATACAATACCAGAGTCTGGAATTCCTACGGAAATTGCAATTCTTAGATTAGATACAGATTGGTATGAATCGACATTGCATGAAATGGAACATTTATTTCCAAGATTAGTAAAAGGAGGTATCATTATAATTGATGATTATGGGCACTGGCAAGGTTGTAAGAAAGCCATTGATGAATACTTAAGTAAGAATAATATAGAATTGTTTTTACATAGAATTGATTATACATGTAGAATGGGGGTAAAAATATAA
- a CDS encoding class I SAM-dependent methyltransferase produces the protein MNEFTEISLNKNNLDRYTIRKAILDALTQKLSLFKGDLLDIGCGKMPYKQYILDNSAVKTYNGLDIDNALEYDDNIKPDFTWDGITMPFKDNTFDCAIGTEVLEHCPDIEVVLNEVYRVLKPNGIFFFTVPFLWNLHETPNDEYRYTPFSLERHFKNAKFKNIKINATGGWHASMAQMLGLWALRSPMSGFKRNFFSRLLKPIINYLMKLDKPETIMFTEGQMITGLYGIVTK, from the coding sequence ATGAATGAGTTTACTGAAATTTCATTAAATAAAAATAATTTAGATAGGTACACTATTCGAAAAGCTATATTAGATGCTTTAACTCAAAAGCTTTCATTATTTAAAGGAGACCTTTTAGATATAGGATGTGGTAAAATGCCCTATAAACAATATATTTTAGATAATAGTGCAGTAAAAACATACAATGGATTAGACATTGATAACGCTTTAGAGTATGATGATAATATAAAACCAGATTTTACCTGGGATGGTATTACGATGCCTTTTAAAGATAATACTTTCGATTGTGCGATAGGAACAGAAGTGCTAGAGCATTGCCCAGACATAGAAGTTGTGTTGAATGAAGTTTATAGAGTTTTAAAACCTAATGGGATATTTTTTTTTACAGTTCCTTTTTTATGGAACTTACACGAAACTCCCAATGATGAGTATCGATACACTCCTTTTTCTTTAGAGAGACATTTTAAAAATGCAAAATTTAAAAATATTAAAATAAATGCAACAGGGGGATGGCATGCATCTATGGCTCAGATGTTAGGGCTTTGGGCTTTAAGAAGCCCTATGTCTGGTTTTAAAAGAAATTTTTTCTCAAGATTATTAAAACCCATAATAAATTATTTAATGAAATTAGACAAGCCTGAAACAATTATGTTTACAGAAGGTCAAATGATTACTGGCTTATATGGTATAGTTACAAAATGA
- a CDS encoding ABC transporter permease, which translates to MVTQEKWLYTISTKQRLVSFNFKEIWNYRDLLFLFVKRDVITLYKQTVLGPLWYLIQPLITSVIFTIIFNGIANIEVGDNIHPFLFNLAGITIWNYFSECLKGTSDTFKKNQGVFGKVYFPRVIVPLSVVVSNLLKFGIQFLIFIGFYFFFWIKGNSGSIDLKILPLFPIIIIIMGLLGLGLGMIISSMTTKYRDLTFLVGFGVQLLMYISAVMYPTQVAVTKIQNNFPKTADYITPLIENNPLGKVVETFRYMFFSEGYFSIGNIFFTIIITIIIFLIGLLIFNKTEKSFIDTI; encoded by the coding sequence ATAGTGACTCAAGAAAAATGGTTATATACAATTTCAACTAAACAACGATTAGTCAGTTTTAATTTTAAAGAAATTTGGAATTATAGAGATTTACTATTCTTATTTGTAAAGAGAGATGTTATTACTTTATATAAGCAAACTGTATTAGGCCCACTATGGTACTTAATTCAACCGCTAATTACATCAGTAATATTCACGATAATCTTTAATGGCATTGCAAATATTGAAGTAGGAGATAACATCCATCCATTTTTATTTAATCTAGCTGGTATTACTATATGGAATTACTTTTCTGAATGTTTAAAAGGAACAAGTGACACATTTAAAAAGAATCAAGGTGTTTTTGGAAAAGTATATTTTCCAAGAGTTATTGTACCATTATCTGTTGTGGTTTCTAATTTATTGAAATTTGGGATTCAATTTTTAATATTTATAGGCTTTTACTTTTTTTTCTGGATAAAGGGTAACTCAGGAAGTATTGATTTGAAAATATTACCATTGTTCCCAATTATAATTATAATAATGGGATTATTAGGATTGGGATTAGGAATGATTATTTCTTCAATGACCACAAAATATAGAGATTTAACTTTTTTAGTTGGTTTTGGAGTGCAATTATTGATGTATATCTCTGCGGTGATGTACCCTACTCAAGTTGCAGTTACTAAAATTCAAAACAATTTCCCTAAGACTGCAGATTATATAACACCATTAATAGAGAATAATCCATTAGGTAAAGTTGTTGAAACTTTTAGGTATATGTTTTTCTCTGAAGGTTATTTTTCAATAGGGAATATATTTTTTACAATTATAATTACAATAATTATTTTTTTAATTGGATTATTGATTTTTAATAAAACCGAGAAAAGTTTTATAGATACAATATGA
- a CDS encoding polysaccharide pyruvyl transferase family protein, giving the protein MIIRLYWWQEKRKDSLQNYGDLMSLYLTRKLSKKIVISKNHFLKKILNRLIKTYYICIGSVLFAANKNTVVWGGGIMRKDEKVNNATFLAVRGPRTRKRLLELNYTVPEVYGDPAILLPMFYENNTSKKYKIGIIPHFVDYEIVNNKFDHNNTIKVINLLTKDVEKTTDEILECENIISSSLHGVIVGQSYRIPSLWVKFSNKLSGDDIKFYDYFESMNIYLKKEIFVNPNSLSIKKIEDLLDENKTVLLQEEDVLELRKKDLLKSCPFVK; this is encoded by the coding sequence ATGATAATTAGATTGTATTGGTGGCAAGAAAAAAGAAAAGATAGTTTACAAAACTATGGAGATTTAATGTCTTTGTATCTCACTAGAAAGCTATCAAAAAAAATTGTAATTTCTAAAAACCACTTTTTAAAGAAAATTTTAAATAGATTAATTAAAACATATTATATCTGTATTGGAAGTGTACTTTTTGCAGCTAACAAAAATACTGTTGTCTGGGGAGGAGGTATTATGAGAAAAGATGAAAAAGTGAATAATGCTACCTTTTTGGCGGTTAGAGGGCCTAGAACACGTAAACGTTTATTAGAGTTGAATTATACAGTTCCTGAAGTTTATGGAGATCCAGCAATACTGCTTCCAATGTTTTATGAAAATAATACTTCAAAAAAATATAAAATAGGCATTATACCACATTTTGTTGATTATGAAATTGTAAATAATAAGTTTGATCATAACAATACAATAAAAGTAATTAATTTGCTTACTAAAGATGTTGAAAAAACAACTGATGAAATTTTAGAATGCGAAAATATAATATCGTCTTCTTTACATGGAGTTATAGTGGGTCAATCATATAGAATACCATCTCTTTGGGTAAAATTTTCGAATAAATTATCTGGTGATGATATAAAGTTTTATGATTATTTTGAATCGATGAATATTTATTTGAAAAAAGAAATATTTGTTAACCCTAATAGTTTGAGTATTAAAAAAATAGAAGACTTACTTGACGAGAATAAAACAGTTTTATTGCAAGAAGAAGATGTTTTAGAGTTGAGAAAAAAAGATCTTTTAAAAAGCTGCCCTTTTGTAAAATGA
- a CDS encoding glycosyltransferase family 2 protein — MRKGKNVIRNEKIKLSMCSHRVIIPLYIPNEEGYYTDAFRIFELCLFSIRKTALSPIKISVISNGSNDSVNIKLMNLQNENHIDELIVEKENIGKINSILKALRTAEERLITITDADVLFLNNWEKEIIIAFESFPKAGMISPVPMYRTQLRLTSNIWKRYLFSKRLKFSPVKNPEALTRFAKSISWPGLSEKLKDVVATLKAKNDVLAVIGNSHFVGTYKREVFNKLPKFNSKFKLGGNSESLYLDKPVLKYGGYRLATYDNYAYHLGNSLEPWMEEEFTRLNDENKVYNDFKQLKLLKKNTINYFLSEKMFKKLFYSKHFKKYIYRMKGLNKEQIYNYLDNDYN; from the coding sequence ATGAGAAAAGGTAAGAACGTTATAAGGAATGAAAAAATAAAGCTTAGTATGTGTTCTCATAGAGTTATTATTCCTCTATACATTCCAAATGAAGAAGGGTATTACACTGATGCATTTCGAATTTTTGAATTGTGCTTGTTTTCGATAAGAAAAACAGCATTATCTCCAATAAAAATATCTGTTATAAGCAATGGAAGTAATGATTCTGTCAATATAAAATTAATGAACTTACAAAATGAGAATCATATAGATGAACTCATTGTAGAGAAAGAGAATATTGGAAAAATTAATAGTATTTTAAAAGCATTGCGTACTGCTGAAGAACGGTTAATTACAATTACTGATGCTGATGTTTTATTTTTAAATAATTGGGAGAAAGAAATTATTATTGCTTTTGAATCTTTTCCTAAAGCTGGGATGATAAGTCCAGTACCTATGTATCGTACACAATTAAGGTTAACAAGTAATATTTGGAAACGCTATTTGTTTTCCAAACGTTTAAAATTTTCACCAGTGAAGAATCCTGAAGCATTAACACGATTTGCTAAAAGTATAAGCTGGCCAGGATTAAGCGAAAAATTAAAAGATGTTGTGGCGACTTTAAAAGCAAAAAATGATGTTTTAGCAGTTATTGGCAATTCACATTTTGTTGGAACTTATAAACGAGAAGTATTTAATAAGCTTCCTAAATTTAATAGCAAATTTAAACTTGGGGGTAATAGTGAATCTTTGTATTTAGATAAACCTGTATTGAAGTATGGAGGGTATAGATTGGCAACCTATGACAATTATGCATATCATCTTGGAAATAGTTTAGAACCTTGGATGGAAGAAGAGTTTACTAGACTAAATGATGAAAACAAGGTTTATAATGACTTTAAACAACTTAAACTTCTTAAAAAGAATACTATAAATTATTTTTTGTCAGAGAAAATGTTTAAGAAACTTTTTTATTCAAAGCATTTTAAAAAATACATTTATAGAATGAAAGGGTTAAATAAAGAACAAATTTATAACTACCTTGATAATGATTATAATTAA
- a CDS encoding glycosyltransferase, with protein sequence MNLDCFTTFIESAKASEIKYEIILIESNKTNNWNYDLEHLKVIMPKGKFNFHKFLNIGVDNAEGTFYILSNNDVVFDKNWLLEILKVSQGNKNILSFSPFDANANKLSKQATKNNDYIVGYDIQKHITGWCLVIHKKVFDDIKQLDERFNFYYADNDYAMMLRKFNIKHALVTKAFVSHLEGISVKELKQKKKPIELNSKIPKYVVKENWTWVLENEQMIEGLIQFHNKWGSRKVIKLKLLIVEFLSKFGLGYFNRYVLLNK encoded by the coding sequence ATGAACTTAGATTGCTTCACTACTTTTATTGAAAGTGCAAAAGCATCAGAGATTAAATATGAAATTATATTAATAGAAAGTAATAAGACTAATAATTGGAATTATGATTTGGAGCATTTAAAGGTGATAATGCCGAAAGGAAAATTTAACTTTCATAAATTTTTAAATATTGGCGTTGATAATGCAGAAGGAACTTTCTATATATTAAGCAATAATGATGTTGTTTTTGATAAAAATTGGTTGTTAGAAATCCTTAAAGTAAGTCAGGGTAACAAAAATATTTTATCTTTTTCACCTTTTGATGCTAATGCAAATAAACTTTCAAAGCAAGCGACAAAAAATAATGATTATATTGTTGGTTATGATATTCAAAAACATATTACAGGATGGTGCCTAGTAATACATAAAAAAGTATTTGATGATATTAAGCAATTGGATGAAAGGTTTAATTTTTATTATGCCGATAATGATTATGCAATGATGTTAAGAAAGTTTAATATTAAGCATGCATTGGTGACAAAAGCATTTGTAAGCCATTTAGAAGGAATTAGTGTTAAAGAATTAAAACAAAAGAAAAAACCTATTGAGTTAAATAGTAAAATACCAAAATATGTTGTAAAAGAAAATTGGACTTGGGTATTAGAAAATGAACAGATGATAGAGGGGTTAATACAATTTCATAATAAATGGGGTAGTAGAAAAGTAATTAAATTAAAACTTTTAATTGTTGAGTTTTTATCGAAATTTGGTTTAGGATATTTTAATAGATATGTTCTTCTGAATAAATGA
- a CDS encoding ABC transporter ATP-binding protein: protein MKKERVILKAENISKQYRLGLVGTGTLSHDLNRWWSKIRGKEDPYLKVSESNKRDVKGTSEYVWALQNIDFEVEKGEVLGIIGKNGAGKSTLLKILSKITGPTTGKIKTKGRIASLLEVGTGFHGEMTGRENIFLNGAILGMTKKEIKSKIDEIIEFSGCERYIDTPVKRYSSGMTVRLAFAVAAFLEPEILVVDEVLAVGDAEFQKKAIGKMQDISQGEGRTVLFVSHDMNAISKLTNRVMVLKDGFVNFIGSTNEAIKLYLKDENESDQFFYTGDLSSPKIIKVNIDTSLPNNIHEYGKLIKFNFKVHLPYNVDNLALSFQIIDELGIPITHTWIIDSEHKIKREKGVYIFSCDFLNPKLYMGTYSLKVYLSESKTKERFHFLDSICSFKIEMMKSTRNDYSWAKGACKYIEDSNWSIIKEKANA from the coding sequence ATGAAAAAAGAAAGAGTAATATTAAAAGCAGAAAATATATCTAAACAATATCGCTTAGGGTTAGTTGGAACTGGAACATTAAGTCATGACCTAAATAGATGGTGGAGTAAAATTAGAGGTAAAGAAGACCCTTATCTAAAAGTAAGTGAAAGTAATAAAAGAGATGTAAAAGGGACATCTGAATATGTATGGGCTCTACAAAATATAGATTTTGAAGTTGAAAAAGGAGAAGTATTAGGAATTATAGGTAAAAATGGCGCAGGAAAATCAACTCTGTTAAAGATCTTATCAAAGATTACTGGCCCTACTACAGGAAAAATAAAAACTAAAGGACGAATAGCTTCTTTATTAGAAGTAGGAACAGGATTTCATGGTGAAATGACTGGACGAGAAAATATTTTTTTGAATGGAGCTATTTTAGGAATGACTAAAAAAGAGATTAAATCTAAAATAGACGAGATTATTGAGTTTTCGGGCTGTGAACGTTACATAGATACCCCTGTGAAGCGATATTCATCAGGAATGACCGTACGATTGGCTTTTGCAGTTGCAGCGTTTTTAGAACCAGAAATATTAGTGGTTGATGAAGTTTTAGCTGTTGGAGATGCTGAATTTCAAAAGAAAGCAATTGGTAAAATGCAAGATATCTCACAAGGAGAAGGTAGAACGGTCTTGTTTGTTAGCCATGATATGAATGCTATATCTAAATTAACAAATAGAGTTATGGTTTTAAAAGATGGATTTGTGAATTTTATAGGCAGTACAAATGAAGCAATAAAACTATATTTAAAAGATGAAAATGAATCTGATCAATTCTTTTATACTGGAGATTTGTCATCGCCAAAAATTATAAAGGTTAATATAGATACTAGCCTGCCCAATAACATTCATGAATACGGTAAATTAATAAAGTTTAATTTTAAAGTACACCTTCCATACAATGTTGACAACTTAGCACTTTCTTTTCAAATTATTGATGAGTTAGGGATTCCTATTACTCATACTTGGATTATTGATTCAGAACATAAAATTAAAAGAGAAAAAGGAGTATATATATTTAGTTGTGATTTTTTAAACCCTAAACTTTATATGGGAACATATTCATTGAAAGTTTATTTGTCAGAATCAAAAACAAAAGAGAGATTTCATTTTTTAGATTCTATTTGTAGCTTTAAAATAGAAATGATGAAGAGTACTAGAAATGATTATAGTTGGGCTAAAGGAGCTTGTAAATATATTGAAGATAGTAATTGGAGTATAATAAAAGAAAAAGCTAATGCTTAA
- a CDS encoding glycosyltransferase, translating into MKKTNLNIALFTPNQNPYSETFIQAHKKYLKGNIFYYYGKENHIKLENKGDLVPYFFKIILKIYARLTNKSSKYVLNKSVLKSIKNNKIDVILVEYGTHAYYLKQVLKDCGLPIIVHFHGYDASVTNIVKNCNNYKEIFQLATKIIAVSKKMEDMLLKLGCPSAKLLYNVYGPQPEFETVEPEFKKKQFIAIGRFTEKKAPYYTILAFKEVLKTHSDALLLMAGNGELLNVCKNLVKYYKLEKSIIFLGVITPEDYRSHIKKSLAFVQHSITAASGNMEGTPLTILEASVAGLPVISTKHAGIPDVIIDKETGLLSEEHDVEAMTENMLQLLNDLNLSKRLGKRGKENIKANYNIKRHIGVLDQEIENAVHHF; encoded by the coding sequence ATGAAAAAAACAAATTTAAATATAGCATTATTCACTCCTAATCAAAACCCATATTCTGAAACTTTTATTCAGGCACATAAAAAATATTTAAAAGGGAATATATTTTACTATTATGGGAAAGAGAATCATATAAAACTGGAAAACAAAGGAGATTTAGTTCCTTATTTTTTTAAAATAATCCTTAAAATATATGCAAGGTTGACTAATAAATCATCTAAATATGTTTTAAATAAAAGTGTTTTAAAAAGTATTAAAAATAATAAAATAGATGTAATTTTAGTTGAATATGGAACACATGCTTATTATTTAAAACAAGTATTAAAAGATTGTGGTTTGCCAATTATAGTTCATTTTCATGGCTATGATGCAAGTGTAACAAATATTGTAAAAAACTGTAACAATTATAAAGAAATTTTTCAATTAGCAACCAAAATCATCGCCGTTTCCAAAAAAATGGAAGATATGCTTTTAAAATTAGGTTGCCCTTCAGCGAAGCTTTTATATAATGTTTATGGTCCTCAACCAGAATTTGAAACAGTTGAGCCAGAATTCAAAAAGAAACAATTTATAGCTATAGGAAGGTTTACAGAAAAAAAAGCTCCTTATTATACCATTTTAGCATTTAAGGAAGTATTAAAAACTCACTCGGATGCTCTTTTACTTATGGCAGGAAATGGAGAGCTTTTAAATGTATGTAAAAACTTGGTAAAGTATTATAAACTAGAAAAGAGTATCATATTTCTTGGTGTTATTACCCCTGAAGACTATAGATCTCATATTAAAAAATCTTTAGCTTTTGTACAGCATTCTATAACAGCTGCTTCAGGAAATATGGAAGGTACTCCGCTAACAATTTTAGAAGCTAGTGTTGCAGGATTACCAGTTATTTCAACAAAACATGCAGGAATACCAGATGTTATTATTGACAAAGAAACAGGTCTTCTATCAGAAGAACATGATGTTGAGGCTATGACAGAAAATATGCTTCAATTGCTGAATGATTTAAATTTATCAAAAAGATTAGGTAAAAGAGGAAAAGAAAATATAAAAGCAAATTATAATATTAAAAGGCATATTGGTGTTTTAGATCAAGAGATAGAAAATGCGGTGCATCACTTTTAA